aatgtagtACCTAATTAAGCAAAATTTGATGCAAGGAATTAATTAAGTAAAAAGTATAtgaacctaattaaaaattttattaaactaTAGGACCAATAGAGTACTTAAACATGTTTTATTTAATTCTTCTTCAGTTACGTTAGTTGTATTTGACTAATTCTTTTCAAAACATGAGTTTTGTACTACAAAGATGATCTATTTTATAATGTATTAACCCTTTCTTCTTAAAACATTTTGCAGTCTACGATATCGCTAGCTTTCAACCCTACATACAAGGTACGTTACTTCTTAAAAAGTCTCGTTTTTTATGAACGGCTCTTTTATTTGGTGGTAATAATAATGTACTCcctaatttttctatttctttattCTCGAATATCcaaaattgttaattttttttaaatagtctataatttttaaattttcatattATATTAATGAAAACTACAAAATGGATCTTTTAtattgatgatgatgttgatgtGTTGCGCTTTTACATGCTGCTGTGTTGTTAATTTTGAAGTTTCTCACTGTTTAATGCTGATTTGAGTTGTCTTATTTTGCTCAATGTTGCCTGAACCATATAAATTGGCTGCTTGTTTTACCTGTTTGATGTAATTTGGATATATGAGTTATTTTGCTGCTGATTGTTTATTCAGGAACGTCCAATTTACTGCCGGAATGCTTTTCTCATTTTGTTCCAGGCATGACGCACAGCAGCGACGTTCTGGGGCTTGGAAATAAAGCCTCTGGCAGCAAGAAGAGGTCGCTGCCGAGTGACTCCGAGGACGACAACGAAAGGGAACTgcagatgaagatgaagatgatcCTGGAGGTTTTTTCAGACTGCGATGCTCAAGTGTTACATCTGATGAATACGGGAGTACTTTTTGTTCTGCTAGTGACGAggtaataaattaattttgtttttctttatctAGTGCAGAAGTAGGGCTGCGTTTGTTTTTAGAAACATGACATTGAGACGGAGACAATAGGACGGAgacactaaaaattattttttgtgtattgtgtttggataCGATGGACAAGACACTAATTAGATGTCTAGTATTATATTTGGATACACATGgacaagactaaaatattatatgaaatgactaaaatagtcctgtgattccaaattttctacatcaatacaaattaatttaataaaaaatgagagtACGTAGGAGTACAGACAGaacttgaaaaaatatttaaataggcaaaaaattttaataaaaaatatattagtatttatattaaaataaaatttataaatataattattttattttaaaatttattattaatatgtaggaatacatatggttaagattaataaaaaaaaaatttgagtttgattaataaaaaattttgtttaaggtaataagccaaattaattttaaataaaaaattaatttaaaaaaatccatttttacatgaaaaaataattagtttttacatataaaaatttatttttatttaaaaaaaaactaattttttatctaaaaactgatttttctttataaaaaactgattttttctttaaattatataaaatcaattacaatttataattttttttaacattttaaaagatcaattttacttttgataatatttatctttcaaaagttttaagattaattatttttgttattatttttattacaaatcaaataatataatataaggtTAAAATGGTATTGAAGTAAAACGATAAAAAGAATTATCTACCCCCAATAAAAAATTCTACAGAAAGGAGAGAATacctgaaaaaaaaagaaatagagaAAGAACAGGAAGAAAAAGGTATCTCTGAACAACGCAATAGGAAAAATAAGAAGGAATAATAGTggaaaaaaggaaaacaaaatttataaaattatccGTGTCCACTCTTCCAAATTCCGTGTCCATCATTGTCCTTCGTGAAAGAGTGGACACAAAAGTATCAAAAATTGTCTCGGAGACAATATGTCCACTGTCCATGTCTCTACTTCCAAATACTTTTTAAACAAGTGTTGTCCATGTCTCCGTGTCCTGCCCtcgaaaacaaacgctacctagCAGACTGTTAACAAATTCATTTTGTTTATATTAAGTGGTCCACCTACTCCTGGGCAAACCGCGCAAATGAACGAGACAAGGGCCCTAATTGGTGGTGGGACAGAGTATGTGGTGATGGACAGTACACCGTATCCTAACTTTCATGCTGAAATCGGGGTCCATCGGGACCCTCCCTACATTGTCCTCCTACGCGAGATGGACGCCCTTCATACTTTTCCCCCTCATGCCCTTCCACAGGAAATTGCTGACAGAGTAGCTGAAAACGCGGATTGAGGATATGGTAATTGTTTTACCCTTTGTGTTTCTTCACAATTATATTGTCTGTTGATATTATTAAGctgattttgttttgtttggGCTGTATTTTGATCAAAGTGTTATGTtgttgtttctttctttttcttcaattttcaGATTTCACAGAGCATTCATCCATAGCTGTTGGAAAGCTTTGGAAAATGTTTTAGGTATGATATGAGAATGCTCATTGTTTGTTTGACTTTGGGAAATGTACTATGTACTACTGAGATGCTGCTGAATTTTAGAGaagttttgttttcaaaactcaatctTCACTTTGATTAATTGACATGGTATGCACGCTTTTCGCTTTGAATGTTGCCAAGGCCAATTAATCACTACCTTGGCTTGTCATTTCTCTGTTTAATTGAGATTTCCCATTCTTATATTTCACTAAGCTGCTTCATATTCCTTATTTCCACTCATCTTTGAAGAGTGTTTGTCTGGACCCAATTGcattaaatcaaaataaaaaatctgaattttctCTTCGAAAATAGTAATGGTAAAAAGAACAAGCATTCTACTCTTGAAATAAGATTACAATTATACAATGCCTTCTTTTctcaattataataaatttaaagtgcatcaaaggtAGAAGTATGGTTGAAGATGCACATTACAACGTTAaagaaattacaataaaaaagtATATCAAAAGTATGATTGTTTTGTTGACAATGAACTCGAGACATTAACTTGGGTTTAATGGAAtgtacaaaaataaaaaatttcaaacaaattgATTGTAGTAGCTGTTACCGAAAGTCCAAAAGGTTTCACTTTACCAACTACTTTCGATGATTCTCATTGAAGCCTAGGTTCTTTAACACACATATAGCAATATGGTCCACCCAAATTGAAGACTAAAGACACTTGCCTCCTCAACTTTCTCGTACACTCTCTTAATCTTCTTACAAGCTTGCACATGCAGCATAATAAATGTTGTGTTTGTTTAGGGGAACATGATATTAAGATAGAGACATTgagatataaaattatatttaatagatGAGATATTAATAGAAATATTGTATTCAAAGATACTAAATTAATAtatgttatatttattttaataagaACATAGAaacacttattttttatttttttattattcttattaattttttataattatatttttattattatattttttttctcaatttttttaatgaaaaaaataaaataaattagatttttataatttattttattttattatcaaacagaatataaaaatactaaatttaaTGTCTTTGtcttttatatcttattttcaGTGTCTTGTCTTATCCTCGTAAACAAACATAGCCAAATGATTGTTGGGGGACTTTGGATAACCCTAGTTAAAATTCTATATGTCAAGAAATTAAAACAAGCGGTTTAGTTTTATTGTTTATACAATTATTTAATCATATTGGTGTTTTTTTTATGACAATTCACGCAGATGGTTATTTTTGTGGACATAACATTATATAATTAGAAAcacatatttaaatttattttatgctaataatgtattaaaataaaattattaaatatttgtttgGTTTGTGttcatttgttttttttttttttggaattacAAAAAGacaaagaattaaaatttaatttttcctAATTTTCTATAAAAGAATCTAAgcacaaaaaatattaaaaataaaaaccaaaaaaaattgagtaaagtatatttttgtttttgaaatttattaaaaatatccgtaagtttgattttattttaattttattacaaaattttcgatttgtatcaaatatacaCTTAAcagttaaatttttaaaaattttaggaCCAATTCAATAATAATACATGACAACTATGTCTGATTTACttatgttaaaaattaattttataaaattattattgaattggttctaaattttttgaaaaataaccactaacaatatatttaatacaaataaatttttttgaataaaattaaaataaaataaaatttaaaaataaaaaatatattttgccCTATCTTCTTAAACCAGACGTTCCATGATTGTTTGAAGTGCAGAATGCTATAATATATATCCCAAAATGTAGCCCTCCATTCTCGTGAATCATATTACTACAATACTACTACACATTAATTGAACCTTCCAATCTTTTGTTTGTTTACCTTCTCTTTGCATATTCTCTTGAAACTATCGTTTCTACGTAGGCCCTTGCCGGCGAAACCTTCGGCAATTTTTATActtatttatttgcatatacCTTTCAACCTTTCACACtcaaattttctaaattcctCACCCACTTTAATTTAAGTAATATGAATGTCTATACGAGTTATATTAGAGAGTCAATAACTTAAGTTACTccatttaatttaatatttataattttacaattatatatttattatatttaatattaattaattattctaacaataattaatgaatataaaataaaattaaaaatagttaaaatacaacataaaataatttcaaaCTTCTTTACACTGATTTTTTATTAgcttttaaatatattttgtcaATATATTACAAGTTTTATTATTCTAAGAAAAACAATCAGTACTTAAAATTCTACTTTTAATATACTAGAAGTGTGaataaattttatacatattttagttacgtcaacaattttttttattacaattattagatattatttaaaaaataaatataattaaattattgtatttatttttttagtgcaTCATAGTTAAACTCATAACTAAATGCTTATGGAGACTCAAATCCATAACATTCAACAAACTCAGCTCTACTTCACATTATGTGTCTAACACTGAGGATGTCATCATATTATTCAAGTTCTAAGTAGCACAAATTGATACGAATTACTAATTTgctaagagaaaaaaaaatgtggAGAGAGTGAGAGACTATATTATTcttacaatttaaaaatttgtatatgCGTTTTTAGTTTCGAAAAACCAAGTTATTTACTATTGTTCTAATAATTTGTTAGTATATGTGATAAACATAATTATCCATTTTTATTTTGGGGAATTCTCCCACTTATAAGCAACCGATCGATGCAATTTGGTAAAATTTGTTGAATATGAAGCAAATGTGTTAATGGCAATCACGTACACAGTCTAACTGCCCCCATATAAGTTTCATTTTATGGAGCAAgctttataaaataaaagacaaGAGCAGGCAGCAGCAATATCTGCTTCGTATATTAACTTTTTCACAACAGTCCATATGAATTTAATAATGGCCATAGGTATAGCGATAGAggctaaaattattttatacctCCCTTCAATAAGTctaactaataataaataattgttcCAAAGAAAGTGCAAACACCACCCCTTTACCGTTCATCTTATTAActagttaaaaaaaatgataaggCTTTTTAATGGGTATGTCCGATAGATTCTGTTTGGTATGAAATACTTATATTAAAACGAAgatgttgtaaaataaataaataaaaaatataaaatagaaaaatataaacatGCTCTTATCTTACTATAATATAAGTAATTTATCtatttactaatattataaatattatagcTTAAAATTACAGAGAGATAAGAGAAAGAGTTTATTAACAGAGaagaatattataatttataagaGAGAAAGTGAAATATTTTATTGCTGTGTGTAATCTTTTTTGTATTAGGTCATGCTTATTTATAGGCGTGCAAAAGCATTGCTATTTGGTATTtcattaatttcattttgttttgagaAACTAAATCCTCGTCTTAAAAAAGAGTGAACCGCCCATTAAATGGGCATCCACATCACCAGACTTATCTTAACAGAAGAGATTGTGTTTGGTATGAAATACTTATATTAAAACAAAGAGAcggaaaaaaaattgaaatttagtattgtgtttaatgattatagattaaaattaaaattttagttttaaaatacaaaatttcaGTTATTTCAATATTTCTAAAAAGTGAGAATATATAGAGCTGAAATCTTTGGAGAcgaaaactaaaattttagtaatattTCTTTCTTAAATTACCccctatcaaaatttaaaaattcaactCTACCCTTTGATGAAAATTACTTAGGACATTCTCCTACATTCTTTCTCTGTACAGTCACTCTCCTCAAAGCATGACATCATCGTCGCCACCAGGACCAACTCGTCATCGTCATCGGAATCACTGTgacttccttctttctctcttctccttcttttcttcctcATCCTTGCACCGCTAGTGTTTACTAGCTTATCAAATCCTTCTTTGTCCTCTTCTTTCCGTATCTTGTCTTAGCTGCCTTGGCTTTATCGTACCTCGTCTGTCTCTGTCTTGTGCTCGTCTGCCTACTTCTTTCATTTTGTCATTGGATCGAGTCCTCTACAAGCTCTGCTCTGCTCTCTATTGTCGATGGCTTGCTCTTTAATGGCGCAACCCGACGCTTACTCGTCATTATGCCGTCGCCGTCGCTCGTCCCTAtgccatttttcatctttttctatGAGTCACTAATTCTTTTGTTAAGGGGATTAGgagttttgtttttattttcatggattattaatctaagttttattttattttgaggtTATGCATTGATCTATTTTTAAGGTTGagttttcattcttcattcttTAAAGGATTAGTAATATTGGTAAATATGCTAATtctgttttaaattttgtttattattttaaaaaatttaatatcgGAATTACAGTTTGAATATTTTTTCTCATTACTTTTTGATTTGACTAggaataatattttaaaaagtgtgcgacgttatttttcttttaactcTCAATTGTTTATGACTAGTTTAAATATGTGACACATACAATACTTTTTTATAAAACACCatctgatatatatatatatatatatatatatatatatatatatatataaaggctgtaaaattaaaattaaagtaaaaaacgACAACATTTAACcctaaaattttcattttttacaAACACAATTACAAAACCTCATTGAAGATATTGCAAGAAGAGAAGATTTTTTTTCAAGCTAGCGTTGgttcaaataaaattatcatACTACAAgattataagaaaaataataagtgACCTATTAAACTTTACAAGAATAAtgcttcttattcttttatgtataatactttttcttatttattagTACTAAACTACAATATGTAAatcacttattcatataattcgCATGCTTTACATTTTCCTttctaattttgtgctatgattgaaaacatacttctttgcccttaaatttgctatgtttaatcctctctcattaccattcgatgccttgatatgtgtgttaagtgatttcagagattaatAGGGTAAAGTTGAATTTCGTGGATATTGTTCTGCAGAAGTGGAGAGAGTGGGTTATGGAGTGTGTTAGCACAACTTCTATGTCGGTGTTGATAAATAGGTCGCCAATAAAGCCGTTCAAGATGGAAAGAGATTTGCGACAAGGTGATCCTCTATCTCCATTCTTGTTTGTTCTTGTTGTGGATGTCCTACATAGAATGATTGGAGTGACAGTCAGGAACGGTCGGATAGCTCCATTACTTGTTGGGAGAGACAATATAGAACTGTCACATCTCCAGTTTGCTGATGATACTGTGTTATTCTGTCCACCAGAGGAGTATTAAAAATTACAAGAGGCTGCTTCGTAGTTTTGAGGTGATGTTGGGGCTAAGTATCAACTTTGACAAATCCAACTTGATCCCAGTCAACTGTGAACAACAGTGGGTTCAAAGTATGTGCAGCTTGTTGGGGTGCAAAGAGGCTACTCTCCCGATCAGGTACCTTGGAATCTCCTTAGGAGCTAACCCAAGGTTAGTCAAGACTTGGAAGTCAATTATAGACAAAGTGAAAGAGAAGCTCAGCTTATGGAAATCAAAGACACTCAACAAAGCGGGGAAGCTTGTGCTCATCAAAGCAGTTCTGAATAGCCTCCCGGTATATTATTTAAGTTTATATAAGATGCCGAAGGGTGTTCAGGAGAAACTTATTTCATTATAGCGAAGGTTCTTGTGGAGTAAGGAGGATGGCAAGAAGGGGATGACTTTGGTTAACTGGGAATTGGTCCAAGTTCCAAAATAGCTAGGTGGGCTAGGAGTTGGTAATGCGATGCTTCGTAACACAGCTCTCCTGTTTAAGTGGTGGTGGTGATTCTCAAAAGAGGAGGGTCCGTTGTGGAAGAAGGTGGTTTGCTCATGTAATAGTCTCTCTCCTACTAAATTATTATCTTCCCAGACTTTACCTACTAGAGGGGGCCCGTGGAAGGATATCTGTCAGCTACAGATCAGGGAGCAACATATAAGAGACAAGATGATAAATGGCTTGTCTATGGAGATTGGCAATGGCAGGAAACTCTTTTTTGGGAAGATGTGTGGCTAAGTGGTGGTCCTCTAAAGGAAAGGTTTCCAAGGCTTTTCTCAGTTTCAGATCAAAAAGAATCTGTCATAGGGAACTATGGTTTCTGGGATGGGTTAGAGTGGATTTGGAACTTCCAGTGGAGGCGTGAGCTTTTCCAATGGGAGTTGGAATTGGTGAATCAACTACATGATGCTTTGAGACCGATTAAACTAGCTTTTGATAGAGAGGATAGAGTTGTCTGGAAGTTTGACAAGCAAGGCATTTTTTCTactaactcatttgtgcagGTCTTGCAGGTGGAAACACTACCGGAAGAGATAACAAGCTATAGCTTCACGAAGACTATTTGAAAAGGCTTAGTCCCCTAAGAGTGGAGTTACTTGCCTGGTTCGCTTTAATAGGCAAGGTGAACACAAAGGAAAGGTTGTGTCGTCTCGAAATCGTTAATCAGGATGAGAATGTGTGCGTATTATGTAATCATGATGTGAAATATATTCACCACTTGTTTCTTGGCTGTAAATTTACCTGACAGGTGTGGTGCACTTGGCTATCTAATTTTGGCAGAAAATGGTCTGTTCCGAGTACCCTCAAGGAACACTTTGAAAGCTGGACAGGTGCTACAGGTAGAAAGGAGGAACATAAGGTGTGGTTTATAAGTTTCTTTGTCATTGTATGGAACGTCTGGCTGGAAAGGAACAGGAGGTTGTTTCAgaataaaagtaaaagtgtCGAAGACATCATCAACATGACGTGATTTAACTACAAGGAGTGGAGGTGTGAAAATCCTTTTTGTTGTTGATGGCAATACTGGAGATGACATTGGGATGCATATATATTCGCTCTGACAAGTTACTAGGTGGATATAACAGAcgttgttttattttatttttattttgttattgtcACTACTTTGTGCTCCATGTTTGTGTTGAGCTtctttgtttcaaaaaaaaaaaaaaaacaaaaagtaccAAACCAGTGATAATATAATAACACTAGTAAAACCACATATCTAATTCATTACTTAATAAATaagtcaaaaaaataaaaaattttcatcatCTCTATACTTTAACATGTGGTGATTTCAATGAGTCAATTATAGCAGCGTCAAATAATTCTTGTGGTAGCTTTGGTGGATTGATTATGGCAAAACAGAGGAATTTACAATTTTCTATGTTAAAAGATGATGAATCATTATTTTGCATTtgaaaaaaccaaaataatGCGTAGAGTTTGGgctttttatataaataaacatTGGAAAAACATTAATTCTCAAAATACGCATGACTTAAATTAATGACTGAAATACGCATGGCCAATTCAATCTCGCCGGCCACGAAATGGAGTTCCACACCAAATCGCAAGTGGCGCCCACGAAATGCAGGGAAGAGCAGCATGCTTTTTCATTTTGTGGCTGGCAGAAAGGAGATGGGGCTTCTTCAAATCTTGCAACGATGTTTGTGGTGGAATCATTATCCACAATGGATCATCGCAAACGAATGTAATACCTTCTGCTGTATGAGAAATTTCTCCATTAGGATATATAATCATGTAAACATTCTCCGCAGCCATACAAATAGCAGACCAATATTACTACCTGGAAATTTTAAAGAAAGAATGAGGGTGCAGAGGTTGAAGGCTAGTTTGGAATGTGAGAAGAGAGTGATAATAGTTCCTTTCGCCGTTGATCCACGAGCGTTTATATAGGAAAATTACGGTACCAATTCGTGGCCGGTACACCTGAGGTGCACCAATTCGTGCCCGCCCCCCTTGGAATACCCATTTCGTGGGTGCTAGCCACAAAATGGCTGCTCCCCCATTTCGTGCCCGACACAGCTGATATGGCCCCTACTTCACTCTCTTCCATTTCGTGGGCGCCACTTGCGATTTGGTATGGAACTCCATTTCGTGGCCGGCGAGGTTGAGTTGGCCATGCGTATTTCAGACATTAATTTAAGCCATGCGTATTCCTGGAATTAATGTTTTTTCCATGTTTAAGAAAAAGGAAGGGGTatgaaaacaaacaaaaaaaagaaaaaaagaaaattgataATACTAAATAATGTGAACAATGGACATATCGGATATTTAATTCAATAGGTATACagataattatgtttattatttttactgggattcttttttttttattcgatTTACTTATATACAATTAATAATAGCTTGATGTTCAATTCACTAAGTGTATAAATAGTTATTCTCATGTTAAAGTTTAAGAAATAATTTAAAAGGtagagtatttttttattttgttaggtcaactctaaaatttattatttaaattatttataaaaattattgtttatctaaaaaaaatgatcagagcaacaaacgctataaaaaaatttaacaagtGTATGTCAATTTTATCGAATTACCAGGATAATTAGACTTCTATTCATTTCTCATTAGgaactatatttttttttttttactacaagaatttgagttatattattaaaataattcgATTAAATGTATGATCCAATTTGACTATAATTCTGTGAGGAAAAAAAATCCATGTTTCTATTGTGGGAATTGCAATGGTAAAACCTGGAACCAAAGATACTTAGACATATAACAATTTACCAACAATTTATTGTGGCCTTACTAATTTGAGAGATGTCAGCATCAATTTCATTGAGAACTAGTGAAGTTGCACGGGGTATGATAagtataatgaaaaaaaaaattaaaatattgttAGATTAGGTGCTTAATATGGATCTTTTATATTAAATTGAAtcataaaaataagaatatataattttactttttaaaaaaatacaaaattttattaaaaaattaaaaataccgtttaattataataaacacattataatataattgtataataaaattgtgaacaaaacaatttaatattaaggggtaagtacgattttggtcctttaagtttagtgtcagaATCGAATTCATCCCTCTTGTTATTTTGCCATTAAAGTCGTCTTTAATATTGCATTTGTATTTAACTTCGTcctttgtaattaaaatttattttaatgacaattctatcctttttatttcgCGGGAAATgcttgatttctttccttggACGAGAAACCCTTAACGTTTCTTATTCATAACACTTGGTTTCTTATTCACAAGGCTTGGTAAAGGAAATCCAATACGTTGTGCCCTAAGCCATGATCGGAGAGGACCGGAGATGTTGATGGACTAAAACCGAAGAGTGGAGGCGAGGACGAGGAAGTGGAAGAAAGGGACGTGAGGATTCGCTGGAGCATTACCGATAGGGTTTGAGTAGGTATGTTTTTGTTCCTTCTTTTCGGTTTGGTAGCTGTCGCTGCAGTGGGTATTCTCGGGTTAGATTACTTAGGGTTTGGGGGTGTGTTTATCGTT
The genomic region above belongs to Arachis stenosperma cultivar V10309 chromosome 5, arast.V10309.gnm1.PFL2, whole genome shotgun sequence and contains:
- the LOC130978967 gene encoding uncharacterized protein LOC130978967 gives rise to the protein MTHSSDVLGLGNKASGSKKRSLPSDSEDDNERELQMKMKMILEVFSDCDAQVLHLMNTGVLFVLLVTSGPPTPGQTAQMNETRALIGGGTEYVVMDSTPYPNFHAEIGVHRDPPYIVLLREMDALHTFPPHALPQEIADRVAENAD